ATAGCGGACTTCTTCCAAACCGATTTCCTGTACTTTTACTTTTAGATCTTCCCCATTTTTTAAGGTTATAATATCCTGAGCATCTAAAGCATTTGACATAATAATTAGCATGAACAGTAGTGTGAATCTTTTTACATTTTTCATTTTGTATGTTTAGTTTTAATTAATTGTTGCCTGATATATTGAATTTCATATAAAATTTTAGACAACTTATGATTGATTTCAGTAATTTCATCATCTTGAAGTGTTGCATTTTGGGTTGTTTCTCTATTTACATTCACCAACTCTGTAATGTCGAGGTCAAAAATTTTTGCCAGAGCTTCTAAGCGTTCTATAGTAATTTTGGTCTCCCCTCTTTCCAGGCGGCCATAGTTAGCCGTATCTATATCCAGCTTATAGGCCATATAATTTTGTTTGTATCCCTTACTCAGACGAATAGCCCTGATTTTTTTGTGTATCTTCATATTATCAAAACTCAAAATTAGACTGTTTGCACAGCACTTGAAAGGCGTATTTTATTAAAAGATTTGCGTTTAATGCATATTGCTAAAAAAACAAGCATATATTTCCGGTGAATAATCTATTAGTTGTAGATTTTTGAGCACTTGATAAAGGTGGATGGCTGTGAAGGATTTTTTGGGG
The nucleotide sequence above comes from Chitinophagaceae bacterium. Encoded proteins:
- a CDS encoding XRE family transcriptional regulator, which encodes MKIHKKIRAIRLSKGYKQNYMAYKLDIDTANYGRLERGETKITIERLEALAKIFDLDITELVNVNRETTQNATLQDDEITEINHKLSKILYEIQYIRQQLIKTKHTK